A segment of the Streptomyces sp. Tu 2975 genome:
CCGGACAAGGAGGTTGGTGGGTTTGAGGTCGCCGTGGAGCCACACGTGAGGTGCGGAGGGCTCGGGCAGTGCGAGTGCGGCTCGCCACAGCTGTTCCAGAGCGTCGACGTCGAGCTCGGAGCCCACGGTCGTCCGGCAGTTGTCGAGACTTTCGCCGATCCACCGGTCGCACGGCTCCAGGCCGCCTCCGCGGTACCAGCTGAGGCTGTCCGTGCGCGTCGCTCCCATGAGGTCGATGCTGTGGAGCTCGCCGACGACCGCCGCCAGGTCGGCGCCGAACGCGGACCAGTCCCCGACGGTGTCCGGGCCGGCCTGGTCACCGTCGATCCAGCGGTAGACCGACCAGACCGCGGGGAAGGCGGCGGTGGGCGCCCCGGCGTAGACGGGCCCGGGGACCGGGCAGGAGAGGAGGGGCGCCAGGCGAGGAAGCCACTCCTGCTCCTTCCGCAGCGACTCTCCCTTGTCGGCGGTCCGTGGAAGGCGCACGAGCAGGTCGTCGCCCAGGCGGTACATGGTGTTCTCCGTGCCCGCGCCCGCCGGTTCCAGCGGCAGGCCGGCCCACTCCGGCCGCTCCGCCTGCAGCAGTGACCGGACCAGCGTCTCGTCGACCGGGATCTCGTTCTCGTGAAGGGTCACGCCGGAAGTCTCGCCGCGGACGGAGCGCTGAGCCAGTGACTTTCCGTCAGCCGCGGTGCCGCGCCGGAGAAGAGCCCCGGCGAAGCCGGCGCTTGGGCCGTCCGGGTGTTGCTTGCGACACTATTGCAAGCAGTTGCTTGCAATAGTTAGCGCCGGTACGGCACCATCGGTACATGGCATCGCTCAACGTCGGCAATCTCGGTGAGTACCTCCGCGAACAGCGGCGCAACGCGCAGCTGTCCCTGCGGCAGCTCGCCGACGCCGCCGGGGTGTCCAATCCGTATCTGAGCCAGATCGAGCGCGGGCTGCGCAAGCCGAGCGCCGAGGTCCTTCAGCAGGTCGCCAAGGCCTTGCGGATCTCGGCGGAGACGCTGTACGTGCGGGCCGGGATTCTGGACGAGCAGGAGCGGGACGAGCTGGAGACGCGTGCCGTCATCCTGGCCGACCCTTCCATCAACGAGCGGCAGAAGCAGGTGCTTCTCCAGATCTACGAGTCCTTCCGCAAGGAGAACGGGCTCGAGACCGCCGCTGCCACGGAAGCCCACGAGGACACCGCCGCTGACGGCCCCCGCACGGCCGGTACGGGCGATGCCGAACCGAAGACGAACTGATCTGCGTTCCGGGAGGACCACAGTCATGGCCATCACCGATGACCTGCGTAAGACCCTCACCGACCCGACTCCCCTCTACTTCGCCGCCGGCACCGCCGACCTCGCAGTCCAGCAGGCCAGGAAGGTGCCCGGGCTGATCGAGCAGCTGGCCGCCGAGGCGCCGGGCCGTATCGACGCCGTGCGCAACACCGACCCCAAGGCCGTGCAGGAGAAGGTGACCGCGCAGGCCAAGGAGGCGCAGGCCACCGTGCAGGCGAAGGTCGCCGAGGTGATCGGGAACTTCGACACCGACCTGAAGAAGCTGGGCGAGAGCGCCCAGGACCTCGCGCTGCGCAGCGTCGGCGTCGCCGCCGAGTACGCGGTCAAGGCCCGTGAGACGTACGAGAAGGTCGCCGAACACGGCGAGCAGACCGTGCGGACGTGGCGTGGCGAGGCGGCGGAGGAGATCACCGAGATCGCCGTCGCCGTGGAGCCCGAGCCGGCGAAGAGCAAGCAGAGCGACGCCGAGCCCAATTCCGTGGCCGCCGCCGCGGAGCCGAAGAGCGCCGAGGCCAAGAAGCCGGCCGCGCGCAAGACCGCCGTGCGCAAGCCGGCCGCCAAGAACAGCACGCCGCCGGCCGCGAAGTGAGCGATGCGCGGGCGCCGCTGGAAGCGGCGCCCGGCACGGTCATCGCGCCTCGGGCGTCCTCGGAGGTACCTTGGCGGCGAGGCAGGCGACACCAACCACTGAGTAGGCGGTGCTGAGGATGCTGGCTGAACGTTTCGACTTCGGGCTCGGGATGATCGTCAACCTGGTCTTCCTGGTGACGTCCGTGGTCGCTTTCGTCATGGCCGCCATGGCCCGTGAGGACGCCTACCGGGCCGCCGACAAGAAGACCAAGCCGTTCTGGCTGATCATCCTCGGTGTCGCGGTCGCCGTGAACCTGATTCCGTTCATCTCGATGCTGTTCCTGCAGATCGCCGGACTGATCGCCTCGATCGTCTTCTTCGTCGACGTACGCCCCGCCCTCCATCAGGTGTCCGGAGGAGGCGGCAAGCGGCGTGGCGGCTCCAGCAGCGACGGTCCGTACGGCCCCTACAACGGCGGCCGGTGACCGCCGCAGGACCCGACGCCCGCGCTCGCGGACTCGTCGGTGTGCCTGTTCTCCACTTCCGGCGTTCGTCGCGGGGCGTAGGCCCTGACCGGTGCCCGCGGCGCTCCGCCGACGATCGCCGCACATGATCGCGATGCCCGACGCGTGGCCGCGATGCGTACGGTGACGCGATGCCCGACACCAGACCGCTATACGCGAACGGTGCCGCGATGCCCGGCGCGTGAACGCGAGCCCCGACAGCTGACCGCGATGCCCGGCCGGTGACGCGCTGTCCGGGCGGTGCTGCGAGGGACTCCGGGTGGCCGCGACGGACGACCGTCGCTCAGCGGCGGGTCCCGTCGCGGCTCAGCAGCAGCACCGCCACGTCGTCGGTGAGGTCACCGCCGTTCAGCTCGCGCACCTCGCCGACGGCGGCCTCGAGGAGTGCCTCGCCGTCCAGACCGGCCGACAGCTGGCGGTTGATCATCGCGAGCATGCCGTCCTGGCCCAGCCGCTGCTTGGTGTCCGGGCCCTTGCGGCCCTCTATCAGCCCGTCCGTGTACATCATCAGGCTCCAGGAGCCGCCCAGCTCCACCTGGCGGCGCGGCCAGCGGGCACGCGGCAGCAGGCCGAGCGCCGGGCCCCCGTCGTCGTAGGGGAGCAGCTGCGCCGCCCGGCCGTGCCGGGCGATCAGCGGGGAGGGGTGGCCCGCCAGGCAGAGCCCGGCCCGCCGCCCGTCGGCGGAGATGTCCACCGTGCAGAGCGTCGCGAAGATCTCGTCGCTCTCCCGCTCGTGCTCCAGCACCTGCTGGAGCGTGGACAGCAGGTCGTCGCCGCACAGTCCGGCGAACGTGAGGGCCCGCCACGCGATGCGCAGTTCCACGCCGAGGGCCGCCTCGTCCGGGCCGTGGCCGCAGACGTCGCCGATCATCGCGTGGACCGTGCCGTCCGGGGTGCGGACGGTGTCGTAGAAGTCGCCGCCGAGCAGGGCGCGGGAGCGCCCCGGGCGGTAGCGCGCCGCGAAGCGCAGGTCCGAGCCCTCCAGCAGGGGAGTTGGCAGCAGACCGCGCTCGAGGCGGGCGTTCTCCTGGGCACGGAGCCTGGACTCGGCGAGCTTCACCTGGGCGGTGTCGGCGCGCTTGCGCTCCACCGCGTACCGCACGGCGCGGGTCAGCAGGCGTCCGTCGAGCTCCTCGCGGACGAGGTGGTCCTGAGCGCCCAGCCGTACCGCCTCCGCGGCCAGCTCGGTGTCGCCGGACGCGGTCAGCGCCAACACGGCGTGCCGGGGCGCGAGGCGCAGAACGTGCTTGAGCGCGCCGAGGGCGTCGTCCTGCGGGCGTCCGGCGAGCGCGAGGTCGACGAGGACGCAGTGGACGTCGTCCGTGAGCAGCCGCTCGGCCTCGGTGAGGTTCCGGGCGGTGCGGATGCGGACGCGCGCACCTGCGGCGTCCAGCAGACCGGGAACGCTGAAGGTGCCCGCAGGGTCGTCCTCGATGACGAGGAGTATCAGGTCGCCGCCGGCTCCGCCGGGGGCGGTCTCCGCGACGGGGACGTTCCTCTGTCGCGGTACGGGTACGGGCATCGGTGTTGTTCCTTCCCTCCCCCCGAGGGCGCGGCAGGACGACGATCGACGACCCGCCAGACGGGGACCATAGCGGTAGGCGGTGGCCGAACGGAATGGCGATCAGCGAAGAGCCGATGGCATATGCCGCGCTCAGGGGCGTAGTTGCCGGGCGGCCCATGACGAACATCACCCCGGGCGCCCGTTTCACCCCTTCCTCCACGTGGCGTGCGTCACGTGCGAAGTGGTGTCCGTGTCCCGTCGCCGTGCTCCCGGCGGGGCGGCGTCACTTGTCGGGGCGGACGACACCGAGGATGGACATCGAGCCGGCTCCGGCCACGGTCACGTTCCTGCCGGGCCGCGGCGCGTGGATGATGGCGCCGTCGCCGATGTACATCCCGACGTGGCTGGCGTCCGAGTGGTAGATGATCAGGTCGCCGGGGCGCATGTCCTGGATGCGGATCCGGGGAAGCAGCCGCCATTGCTCCTGCGAGGTGCGGGGGATGGTCCGGCCGGCGGCGGCCCAGGCCTGTGAGGTGAGCCCCGAGCAGTCGTAGGAGTCCGGCCCCTCGGCGCCCCACACGTACGGCTTGCCGAGCTGCTTCGTCGCGAACCGGAGTGCCTCGCGGCCCTGTTCGCTCGCTGCGCCGCCCACGCCCTTCAGCGCGCCGGAGTCCAGCCAGGCGGCCTGGGCGTCGTACTGTGCCCGCTGCTCAAGCTGCAGGAGCGTCGCCAGCTCCTCCTTCTCGAGCTGGTCCTCGAGCTTCTTGGCGGCGGCGATCCGCTCCTTGATCTCCTTCTGCGCCTTCTCCTTCTTGGCCCGGTTGGCCTCGAGCCTCTCCCACTGTGCGCTGGCGTCCTTGGTGTAGGTGGCCAGGTCCGCCTGGGTGCGGGTGAGTTCGGTGATGAGGTCCTTGGTGGCCTTCTGGCCCTGCTGGATACGGCCGACGCCGTCGAGGAAGAGCTGAGGGTCGTCGACGAGCGCCAGTTGCGCCTCCGGGGGCAGCCCGCCCGCGCGGTACTGGGCGCGGGCGGCCGCGCCCGCGCGGTTCTTCAGCTCTTCGATCCTGGCCTGGCCCTTGACCATCTCCTGCGCGAGCTTCACGATCTCGGCCGACTGCTTCTGGGTCTGCTCCTCCGCGAGGTTGTACGCGTCCGTCGCGGACGCGGCCTTGCGGTAGAGGGCGTCTATCTCCAGGCGGACTTCCTCGAGCGACCGGTTCGGCGCGGCCGGCGGGGGCGGCGGGAGCGCGCCGGGCCGGGTGACGGACGCCGGTGTCGTCGGGGCCGGCTCGGGGGCCGCGAAGGCCGTGCCGGGGGACGTCAGCAGCGTCAGAGCGCAGACCAGTGTGATCGCGGCAGTGGCACAGTGGCGTCGGTTCACGACTCCCCCTCCGGACGAACGCCTGGGATCCGGCTGCCTGCGGGGCAACCGAATATGATTAACCGTCAGTAACTTGGGCGTGACGTCGTGATGGTGTCATGGCGCACGCGAAAGTGACAGGGTCGACCGGCAGTTCGGCGCGCAGATCACCCCCGCAGATCACCCACCCCTGGCCGCGCCCGCCGGTCTTCCCTCTCCACTGACGAGCAAGGCCCCGGCTACGTTCCCGTGTTCGGGCCGTTCACTCGATCGTGGTGCCGTTCATCCCGAATCGGGTGCGAGTGCCGCCCACTTCACGGTCACCTCTCCTTGCCGCCACCGTCTCCGGTCGTCCGTCAGCGGCCAGGTGTCCGCAAGGTCCGTCACGGCCTTGATCCAGCGCTGCCGGGCGCCAAGGGACGCGTACGGCGCCGCCGCCGCCCAGGCCCGGTCGAAGTCCCGGAGGAAGGCGTGCACCGGCTCGCCCGGCACGTTGCGGTGGATGAGTGCCTTGGGCAGCCGCTCCGCGAGGTCGGAGGGGCGTTCGAGCGAGCCGAGCCGGGTCGCGAACGTGACCGTCCGCGGCCCTTCCGGGCCGAGCGCCACCCATACGTGCCGCCGCCCGATCTCGTCGCAGGTGCCCTCCACCAGCAGGCCGCCGGGGGCCAGTCGGCCGCACAGCCGCGCCCACACGGCGGCCACCTCCGACTCGTCGTACTGGCGCAGCACATTGGCGGCCCTGATGAGGGCGGGCCGGTCCGGCGTCGGGACCTCGAAGCCGCCGTGGCGGAAGGCGAGCCCTGCCCGTTCGTACGGCTTCGCGGCACTGACCCGCGCCGGATCGATCTCGACGCCGACGACCGCGCACCGCGGATCGGCGGTGCGCAGCCGCGCGAGCAGCTCCACCGCGGTCCACGGGGCCGCCCCGTACCCGAGGTCGACGGCCACGGGGGCCGCGTCGGCGCGGCGCAGGGCGGGGCCGTGCGCATGCGCGATCCAGCGGTCCATGCGGCGCAGCCGGTTGGGGTTGGTCGTCCCGCGGGTCGCGGTGCCGACGGGGCGGTTCATGCAGAAGAGGGTATGCGGTCGGACCGGCGCACAACGGACGTGGTCCGCGGCCGCGGGCGCAAGGGGCGCGGCGGCCGTGGACGGTAATGATTCGGCAAAGTGGTCCCCGGTGGAAATGGAAGGGACCGCTCCGCTGTTGTCAGCGTGTGCGGGACCCGCTTGCCCCGCGCATCGTCGTGCCCGCAGCGAGAGGACCGCCGACGTGAGCCAGTACGTGTCCCGCCTCGGCAGCAGCCGGATGGCACCGCGTATCCGGTTCCCCGGCGGCAACCGCAAGCCCCGCCGGGTCGCCATGCTCAGCGTCCACACCTCCCCGCTGCACCAGCCGGGGACGGGCGACGCGGGCGGCATGAACGTCTACATCGTCGAGCTGGCCAAACGCCTCGCCGCCATCAACGTCGAGGTCGAGATATTCACCCGGGCCTCCTCGGGCGGCCTGCCGCCGGCCGTGGAGCTGGCCCCCGGGGTCCTCGTGCGGCACGTCGACGCCGGCCCGTACGAGGGCCTGGCCAAGGAGGACCTGCCCCCTCAGCTGTGCGCCTTCACCCACGGCGTGATGCAGGCGTGGGCGGCCCGCCGGCCCGGCCACTACGACCTGGTCCACTCGCACTACTGGCTCTCCGGCCACGTCGGCTGGCTGGCGGCGGAACGGTGGGGCGTCCCGCTCGTGCACGCCATGCACACCATGGCCAAGGTGAAGAACGCCGCCCTGGCCGAGGGCGACTCCCCGGAGCCGGCCACCCGCGTGATCGGCGAGACGCAGATCGTGAACGCCGCCGACCGGCTGATCGCCAACACCGCGGGGGAGGCCGACGAGCTCGCCCGTTTCTACGACGCCGACCCCGCGAAGGTCGCCGTCGTCCACCCGGGCGTGAACCTGGACCTCTTCCGCCCGCGGACGGGCGGGCCGCCGCCCGGGCACGCCTCGGGCTGCCTCAGGAGGCGTTCATCCCGCTGTTCGCGGGCCGGATACAGCCCCTCAAGGCCCCCGACATCCTGCTGCGCGCCGTCGCGACCCTGTTGGCCCGCGAGCCGTCCCTGCGGCGCCGTATCCACGTCCCCGTCGTCGGGGGCCCCAGCGGCAGCGGACTCGCCAAGCCGGAGGGGCTCCAGAAGCTGGCGGCCAGGCTGGGCATCGCGGACGTCGTCCACTTCCGGCCGCCCGTCGGCCAGGAGCAGCTCGCGGACTGGTTCCGCGCCGCCTCCGTACTGGTCATGCCCTCCTACAGCGAATCCTTCGGGCTCGTCGCCATAGAGGCTCAGGCCGCCGGCACACCGGTGGTCGCCGCCTCGGTCGGCGGCCTCCCGGTCGCCGTCCGCGACGAGCACACCGGCTTCCTGGTGCCGGGGCACGATCCCGCGCACTACGCGGACGTCCTGGCGGGCTTCGTACGCGACCCTTCCCGGGTCGAGCGGATGGGTGCGGCGGCTGCCCGGCACGCGCAGTCGTTCGGCTGGGACGCGTCGGCGTCGGCGACCGCGGACGTCTACCAGGCGGCCATGTACGAACACCGCCGCCGTACGCGCGCCGCGCACCACTGACAGGCCGAGCCCCCGCCGGCCGGCCGCGGCGCGGGCCGTGCGGCTGTGACGGCCGTCGCACGCGGGCCGTGTACCACTGACGTACGCTCGCCCCATGGCTGACGTACAGCAGGCGACGCGGGTCATCGAGCAGGCTTTCAAGGACGCCGACCTCGAATGGGAGAGTCCCGACACGGGCTCCTACGTCGTCAAACTCCCGGGCACGCGCAAGCTTTCCACGACGTGTTCGTTCCTCGTCGGCAAGCACTCGCTCTCGGTCAACGCCTTCGTCATCCGCCATCCCGACGAGAACGACGCCGCCGTCCACCGCTGGCTGCTGGAGCGCAACCTCAAGCTGTACGGGGTGAGTTACGCGATCGACCGGCTCGGCGACATCTACCTCGTGGGCAGACTCCCGCTGTCCGTGGTCACGCCCGAGGAGATCGACCGGCTGCTCGGCTCGATCCTGGAGGCGGCGGACGGCTCGTTCAACACGCTGCTGGAGCTGGGTTTCGCGAGCGCCATCCGCCGCGAGTACGAGTGGCGCGTGTCGCGTGGTGAATCGACGCGCAACCTCGACGCGTTCACGAACCTGACCCAGCGGCCCGCCGACTGACGTCCTGACTCCTCTGCTGCCCGGTGCACGACCCTTTCGGTGCGCCGGGTCGCCGTGGCATGCTCGCCGCCGACGTAAATATGAACGTCGTTCACATCCATGGAAGGTGGCGTCATGGGGTCCGATCAACGAGCCATCAGCAGACGCGCATTGCTCGGCAGCGCGACGGCCGTCGTGGCGACTGCCGCGACCGGCGGTCTCGCGACGGCCCCCGCGGCTGCGCGGCCACGCACCACCCCTGAACTGTGGCGGGAGTTCCGCCGCGCGCCCTACACGCACCCCCAGATCCCGTACATCGGCAGTGCCGGCCGGGCCGCCGGGGCGCGTCACCTTCCGCGGCGTCCGGTCAGGGCCGACGTGCGTGACTACGGGGCCGAGGGAGACGGCTCCGTCGACTGCGCACCCGCGATCAACCGTGCCGTCGCCGCTGTCGGCGAACGCGGCGGCGGCACGGTCCTCGTTCCGGCGGGCACGTATCGCATCGACGACGTCATCCGCATCGGGCACAGCGACGTCGTCCTGCGCGGCGCCGGGAGCGGCCGCACCACCCTTCTCGCCACCCGGAACCTCACCGAACTCATCGGCCCCTACGGCTCCCGCTACGGCGGGGACAAGTCCTCCTGGTCCTGGGCCGGCGGCCTCATCTGGCTCTGCCCGAAGGAGCGTTACGCCTCCCTCACCGACGCCATCAGGGCCAAGGCGTGGCCTTTCGAGGGCTGGACCGGCAACCGGCGCGACGAGTGGACCACTCTCGCCACCGTCGCCCCCGCCGGACGCGGCGACCGGTCCGTCACCGTCTCCGACGCCTCCCGGCTGCGCCGCGGCCGGCTCGTCATGCTCCGCCTCGCCGACGACGCCGACCACACCTTGCTCCGTCACATGGCCGGCGACGGTGAGGGAACGAAGACGTATGTCTGGGACGACAAGACCAAGTTGACGTCCTACGTCCCCTACGAGTGGCCCGTGCGCATCACCTCCGTCCGAGGCGACAGGGTCACCCTCGAGCGCCCGCTGCCCCTCGACGTACGCCCCGAATGGGACCCGCGCCTCACCACCCTCGTCACACCGCTGACCGGCTCCGGGGTGGAGGGCCTGACCCTCGCGGCGATCGAGACACCGCAGTCCCCGCACCTGCTCGACAAGGGCTACAACGGCGTCACCTTCCAGTGCGCGTACGACTGCTGGGCCGACGACGTCACCGTGCGCCATGTCGACAACGGGTTCGGCCTCGTCGCCGCCTCGGCATGCACCCTGCGGCGCACCCGCGTCGAGGGTCGCGGCTCGCACCACCCCTACTTCTGCCGCGAGGGCTCGCACGACAACCTCGTCGAGGACTTCACCGTCGTGCGCCGCACCGTCCCGGCACCCGCCGGGACCCAGCTCCACGGCATCAACGTCGAGGGCCTGTCCAGCTACAACGTCTGGTCGCGCGGTGTGATGGAGATGGGCACCTTCGACACCCACCGCGGCATGCCGTTCGGATGCGTCCGCACCGAGATCACGGTCGAGAACAACGGCCGCCACGGCGGCGACGCCGGCGCCGGCCCGCTGTACGGGGCCCGCTTCACCCACTGGAACGTCACGGTCACCAACGGCCGCGCCGGCCTGGTCCGGATCGACGGCATCGCCCCGTGCAGCGCCACCGTCGCCATCAGCGAGGTCCGCGAGTTCGACCAGACCGACGTGCCCGACTTCACCGGCGCGCTCAACTCCCGCCTGGAGGCGTACGGAGCCCCCGGCGCGGTCCACCCCGCCAATCTCTACGAGGCGCAGCGCCGACTGGGCCGCTGAACGGCGGTCATGTCCGCACGGGTCGGCCCCGGTCAGCCCCCGACCGGGGCCGCGCCCTGCTCGGTCTCCTTGTCGTGGACATCCGTCATGTCCGTCATGTCCGTCACGTCCGTCGCCTTCGCGACCTCCACGACCTTGGTCACCGAAGGCTCCACCGGACCGCCCGTCTCCGCCAGCGCCCTCCGCAGCAGCAGCGAGTAACCCACCGCCGCCACCGCGCCGACCACCGCGCACCCCATCCACAGGACGTCCGGCCCGGGGCCGTCCACGACCCAGCCCGCCAGGATCGGGGCGACGAAACCGGCGACGGCCCAGGACATGCCCATCACGCCCTGGTAGCGGCCCCGGGCGTGCTCGGGGCCAGCCGGGCGGTGGCGGCGGCGTTCGTCGGGACGTGCACCATCTCGCCGAGCGTCCACACCACCACGGTCGCTGCGAACACCAGCGGGGTGCCGGCCAGGGCCGTCGCCCCGGTGCCGACGGCGAAGAGCAGCGAGGAGACGGTGAGCAGCGCGGCCGGCGAGCGCTTGTCCGTGATCTTGTTGACGAGCAGTTGCAGGGCGACGATCACCACACCGTTGACGGCGATGACCATGCCGTACGAATCGGCCGACAGCCCCTCACCTGCCATGGTCAGCGGCAGACCCACCCATGGGGCGGTGAAGATCAGGCAGACCAGCAGGTTCAGCAGGACCAGGGTGCGGAACGGGGCGTCCTTCATCACGTCGAGGACGGTCACCCGTTGCTCCTCGACCTTCACGCCGGCACTGTCGACCCGGGCCTCGGGGCGGGTCTCGCCCAGCCGCATGAAGACGATCACGGCGCACAGCGCCGTCGCCACGGCGTCCGCCACGAACAGGGTCCGGTAGCCGAGGAAGATCGCGGCACCGCCGCCGAGCGCGGCGACGGCGAAGCCCAGGTTGAGGGCCCAGTAGTTGAGCGCGTAGGCCCGGCGCAGCTCGGACTCCGGGACCATGTCCGCGATCATCGCGCTGATCGCCGGCCGCACCGCCTGCATCGCCACGCCCATGAGGAGCACCACGACCGCGATGCCCCAGGCGCTGCTGACCACGGCGAGGGCGGCGGCGCACGCCGCGCCCGCCAGGTGCATCGAGATCATCGTGGGACGCCGGCCCCACCGGTCGGTGAGCATCCCGCCGAGCGGCGACCCGGCCACGCCGCCGAGCCCGTGCAGCGCGATGACGAGACCGGCGTACCAGGCCGAGTAGCCCAGTTCCTGCGTGAGATAGAGCGACAGGAAGGTGAGCACGAACGCGCCGGTCCGGTTCACCAGCGTCGAGGTCCACAGCCACCAGAAGCCGGGGGGCAGGCCCGAGACGGTCGTGCGCGCTGCGCGTCCGAGCGAAGCGATGGACATACGGGAGCCCCCCCACGGCTGTAATGGTCTTCTTGAGCATCCGCAACTTACTTAGTGGGAGGCGGCGACCGCCACTCAATTGACGGCGATCGTCAACGGTCCGCTCCTCGGGCAGCCGCGCGGCGTCGGCGGCGCGTCGATTAGGCTCGTGCGCATGGCCGACGCACCGTACAAGCTGATCCTCCTCCGCCACGGCGAGAGCGAATGGAACGCGAAGAACCTGTTCACCGGCTGGGTGGACGTCAACCTCACGGAGAAGGGCGAGAAGGAGGCAGTCCGCGGCGGTGAGCTGCTCAAGGACGCCGGTCTGCTCCCCGACGTGCTCCACACCTCGCTCCAGAAGCGCGCCATCCGCACGGCGCAGCTGGCCCTGGAGTCCGCCGACCGCCACTGGATCCCGGTCCACCGGACCTGGCGGCTGAACGAGCGCCACTACGGCGCCCTTCAGGGCAAGGACAAGGCCCAGACGCTGGCCGAGTTCGGCGAGGAGCAGTTCATGCTCTGGCGCCGCTCGTACGACACGCCTCCGCCGGTCCTCGCCGACGACAACGAGTTCTCGCAGGCGAACGACGCCCGCTACCAGACCATCCCGAGCGAGCTGCGTCCCCGCACCGAGTGCCTCAAGGACGTCGTCGAGCGCATGCTGCCGTACTGGTACGACGGCATCGTCCCCGACTTGCTCGCCGGCCGCACGGTCCTGATCGCCGCCCACGGCAACAGCCTGCGCGCGCTGGTCAAGCACCTGGACGGCATCTCCGACGCGGACATCGCCGGCCTGAACATTCCCACCGGCATCCCCCTCGTCTACGAGCTCGACGCCGACTTCAACCCGGTCAACCCGGGCGGCACGTACCTCGACCCGGACGCGGCGGCGGCGGCGATCGAGGCGGTCAAGAACCAGGGCAAGAAGAAGTAGCCCACTGCACGATCAGGCCCCCTGCTCACGGGATTCCCGCGGGCAGGGGG
Coding sequences within it:
- a CDS encoding YbjN domain-containing protein, with translation MADVQQATRVIEQAFKDADLEWESPDTGSYVVKLPGTRKLSTTCSFLVGKHSLSVNAFVIRHPDENDAAVHRWLLERNLKLYGVSYAIDRLGDIYLVGRLPLSVVTPEEIDRLLGSILEAADGSFNTLLELGFASAIRREYEWRVSRGESTRNLDAFTNLTQRPAD
- a CDS encoding DUF2516 family protein, with the translated sequence MLAERFDFGLGMIVNLVFLVTSVVAFVMAAMAREDAYRAADKKTKPFWLIILGVAVAVNLIPFISMLFLQIAGLIASIVFFVDVRPALHQVSGGGGKRRGGSSSDGPYGPYNGGR
- a CDS encoding C40 family peptidase, giving the protein MNRRHCATAAITLVCALTLLTSPGTAFAAPEPAPTTPASVTRPGALPPPPPAAPNRSLEEVRLEIDALYRKAASATDAYNLAEEQTQKQSAEIVKLAQEMVKGQARIEELKNRAGAAARAQYRAGGLPPEAQLALVDDPQLFLDGVGRIQQGQKATKDLITELTRTQADLATYTKDASAQWERLEANRAKKEKAQKEIKERIAAAKKLEDQLEKEELATLLQLEQRAQYDAQAAWLDSGALKGVGGAASEQGREALRFATKQLGKPYVWGAEGPDSYDCSGLTSQAWAAAGRTIPRTSQEQWRLLPRIRIQDMRPGDLIIYHSDASHVGMYIGDGAIIHAPRPGRNVTVAGAGSMSILGVVRPDK
- a CDS encoding helix-turn-helix transcriptional regulator, translated to MASLNVGNLGEYLREQRRNAQLSLRQLADAAGVSNPYLSQIERGLRKPSAEVLQQVAKALRISAETLYVRAGILDEQERDELETRAVILADPSINERQKQVLLQIYESFRKENGLETAAATEAHEDTAADGPRTAGTGDAEPKTN
- a CDS encoding response regulator, with the protein product MPVPVPRQRNVPVAETAPGGAGGDLILLVIEDDPAGTFSVPGLLDAAGARVRIRTARNLTEAERLLTDDVHCVLVDLALAGRPQDDALGALKHVLRLAPRHAVLALTASGDTELAAEAVRLGAQDHLVREELDGRLLTRAVRYAVERKRADTAQVKLAESRLRAQENARLERGLLPTPLLEGSDLRFAARYRPGRSRALLGGDFYDTVRTPDGTVHAMIGDVCGHGPDEAALGVELRIAWRALTFAGLCGDDLLSTLQQVLEHERESDEIFATLCTVDISADGRRAGLCLAGHPSPLIARHGRAAQLLPYDDGGPALGLLPRARWPRRQVELGGSWSLMMYTDGLIEGRKGPDTKQRLGQDGMLAMINRQLSAGLDGEALLEAAVGEVRELNGGDLTDDVAVLLLSRDGTRR
- a CDS encoding glycoside hydrolase family 55 protein translates to MGSDQRAISRRALLGSATAVVATAATGGLATAPAAARPRTTPELWREFRRAPYTHPQIPYIGSAGRAAGARHLPRRPVRADVRDYGAEGDGSVDCAPAINRAVAAVGERGGGTVLVPAGTYRIDDVIRIGHSDVVLRGAGSGRTTLLATRNLTELIGPYGSRYGGDKSSWSWAGGLIWLCPKERYASLTDAIRAKAWPFEGWTGNRRDEWTTLATVAPAGRGDRSVTVSDASRLRRGRLVMLRLADDADHTLLRHMAGDGEGTKTYVWDDKTKLTSYVPYEWPVRITSVRGDRVTLERPLPLDVRPEWDPRLTTLVTPLTGSGVEGLTLAAIETPQSPHLLDKGYNGVTFQCAYDCWADDVTVRHVDNGFGLVAASACTLRRTRVEGRGSHHPYFCREGSHDNLVEDFTVVRRTVPAPAGTQLHGINVEGLSSYNVWSRGVMEMGTFDTHRGMPFGCVRTEITVENNGRHGGDAGAGPLYGARFTHWNVTVTNGRAGLVRIDGIAPCSATVAISEVREFDQTDVPDFTGALNSRLEAYGAPGAVHPANLYEAQRRLGR
- a CDS encoding class I SAM-dependent methyltransferase; the encoded protein is MNRPVGTATRGTTNPNRLRRMDRWIAHAHGPALRRADAAPVAVDLGYGAAPWTAVELLARLRTADPRCAVVGVEIDPARVSAAKPYERAGLAFRHGGFEVPTPDRPALIRAANVLRQYDESEVAAVWARLCGRLAPGGLLVEGTCDEIGRRHVWVALGPEGPRTVTFATRLGSLERPSDLAERLPKALIHRNVPGEPVHAFLRDFDRAWAAAAPYASLGARQRWIKAVTDLADTWPLTDDRRRWRQGEVTVKWAALAPDSG
- a CDS encoding MFS transporter — encoded protein: MSIASLGRAARTTVSGLPPGFWWLWTSTLVNRTGAFVLTFLSLYLTQELGYSAWYAGLVIALHGLGGVAGSPLGGMLTDRWGRRPTMISMHLAGAACAAALAVVSSAWGIAVVVLLMGVAMQAVRPAISAMIADMVPESELRRAYALNYWALNLGFAVAALGGGAAIFLGYRTLFVADAVATALCAVIVFMRLGETRPEARVDSAGVKVEEQRVTVLDVMKDAPFRTLVLLNLLVCLIFTAPWVGLPLTMAGEGLSADSYGMVIAVNGVVIVALQLLVNKITDKRSPAALLTVSSLLFAVGTGATALAGTPLVFAATVVVWTLGEMVHVPTNAAATARLAPSTPGAATRA
- a CDS encoding aminoglycoside phosphotransferase family protein, with the translated sequence MTLHENEIPVDETLVRSLLQAERPEWAGLPLEPAGAGTENTMYRLGDDLLVRLPRTADKGESLRKEQEWLPRLAPLLSCPVPGPVYAGAPTAAFPAVWSVYRWIDGDQAGPDTVGDWSAFGADLAAVVGELHSIDLMGATRTDSLSWYRGGGLEPCDRWIGESLDNCRTTVGSELDVDALEQLWRAALALPEPSAPHVWLHGDLKPTNLLVREGKLHAVIDFGALSVGFPDAEHSTVWDLPPHARQAYWDASSLDDATWARARAWAIAVGVSGVSYYWHTFPAFVAECLARLRAVLADAATR